From the Chryseobacterium fluminis genome, the window TTAGGTCTTCCCGTAGTTCCGGAAGTATAAATAATGGTCGCAAGATCTTCAGGATTTATAGCCTTTGAAAGATCTTCCACCTCAATCTGGGTAGAGTCATCTTCTCCCAAATCAAGGATTTCCTTCCAGTTAGCTGCTCCGCTTACGTGATCAAAAGTAAAAAGACCCTGTAGAGTAGGGATATTATGCTTCACCTTCATCACTTTATTGAAAAGTTCTTTGTCGGAAACAAAACAGTACTGTATTTCAGCATTCGTAAAGATAAACTCATAGTCTTCCGGTGAAATACTTGGATATACCGGTACGGAAACGACCCCTATCTGAGAAAGCCCCAGGTCCATTACGGCCCATTCCGTACGGGAATTAGTTGTAATAAGAGCAATCTTATCTCCGGGCTTTATTCCCAGTTTTAAAAGACCCCTTGATATTTTATTACCCTGATTGATAAATTCCTGGGTGGAAGTTTTTTGCCATTCCCCCTGGTATTTGGTTACAAACATATCCGTTTTGGGGTATTTCTCTAAGGCATAGTGAGGTATATCGAATAATCTTTTGATGGTCATGATTTTTTAAGTAATAGTTAAAGGATTTTAAATATAAGCATTTTTTTTAATTGATGAATCAGAAGGCGATAATTAAAAAATACTTAAATGTTTACCATAATATTTTGAATAATTCCTGTTGTAGCAACGATACTTTATAGATAATTCAGCAATTGCAATATTCCTTTGAAAAACCTTACGGTCCGTTGTTTTTACACCTTTAAGACGAAGTTGCAATTCTATTTTCAGATTTGCTCAAAAAGTGTAAATTAGCGACCATCTAATTATTAATTTTATGGACTTTAATTTATCGGAAGAACAGCTGATGATTCAGCAGGCAGCAAGGGATTTTGCGCAGAACGAACTACTACCCGAAGTTATCGAAAGAGACCGTGACCAGAAATTTCCTGCTGAACAGGTAAAGAAAATGGGCGAAATGGGACTTTTGGGAATGATGGTAGACCCTAAATACGGTGGTGCCGGAATGGATAGTGTTTCTTATGTGTTGGCAATGGAGGAGATCGCAAAAGTGGATGCGTCTGCAGCTGTTGTAATGTCTGTAAACAACTCTCTGGTATGTGCCGGTCTTGAAAAATTCGCTTCTGAAGAACAGAAAGTGAAATATCTCACCCCTTTGGCAAGCGGACAGGTGATCGGAGCTTTTGCACTTTCTGAGCCCGAAGCCGGTTCTGATGCCACTTCTCAGAAAACCACTGCAGAAGATAAGGGAGATTATTATCTTTTAAACGGAATCAAAAACTGGATCACTAACGGTGGTACTGCTACCTACTATATCGTCATTGCCCAGACAGATCCTGAGAAAAAACATAAAGGAATCAATGCGTTTATCGTTGAAAGAAGTTGGGAAGGTTTTGAAGTGGGAACAAAAGAAGATAAACTGGGAATCAGAGGAAGTGATACCCATTCTTTAATTTTCAACAACGTAAAAGTACCGAAAGAAAACAGAATCGGGGAAGACGGCTTCGGATTTAATTTTGCCATGGCAGTCTTGAACGGCGGAAGAATCGGTATTGCTTCCCAGGCATTAGGGATCGCTTCCGGAGCGTATGAACTGGCTCTGAAATATGCTAAAACAAGAAAAGCTTTTAAAACAGAAATCATCAACCACCAGGCTATTGCTTTCAAGCTGGCAGATATGGCTACTCAGATCACAGCGGCGAGAATGCTTTGCTATAAAGCGGCTACTGAAAAAGATGCCGGAAAAGATATCTCGGAAAGTGGGGCGATGGCAAAATTGTACGCTTCCCAGGTAGCCATGGATACCACTGTAGAAGCAGTACAGATCCACGGAGGATACGGGTATGTAAAAGAATATCATGTAGAAAGAATGATGCGGGATGCCAAAATCACCCAGATTTATGAAGGAACTTCTGAAATTCAGAAGATCGTGATCTCAAGAAGCATTGCGAAGTAACTGCTTACTTTATTTGAAATAGTAAAAGGCTCTCAGTATTGGGAGCCTTTTTACTTTAAAACGAACTATAAAATAATAGTATAATATATGATTTTACTTGAGATTAAAATTAGAAATAAGCGTTTTTATATCTCTGAAAATGTGATTAAAATATTATTAAAATAAAATCTACCGCCAAAATAAACTGCAGAAATTTAATGATGATCATTATCAGGCAGCTTTTTATTTCTTTTTTTATAGAAGTAGTATCCAATGCCGGCAATTAATATCAATGGCCATAACGGGAGGATGAACAGGAAAATCGAAGTGACCACTTCCCAGCCGGAAGAGAGAGCCGCCAGTGATTTTTCACCGAAGGTTTCAGGCGCTCTCTGGACTTCAGTTTTATCTGACAGTGTGATGGATATACTGCAGATCGAATTCTCTGCATACTGATTTCCGAAAACTTCTATATTTTTATTCTCAATCTCACCCATATTACTCAGATCATTCATCAGGTCATCAAAATTCCGGAGAGGGATTTTTACCTGTATTTCGTAGACTTTGTGATTATTTTCAGCGTAGGAGGAGGATGTATTTTTTGCATGCTCATTTACGGTATAAGAAAGGTTTTCACTCTTAATAAATCCGTTATTTCTTTTTACCTCTTCTTTAATTACTTCTTTTACAGTATCTGCATTGTCTGTATTAAGGGAGATAAATCCGGATTTTACCATTCTGTTTTTAGCAGCGGTAATCTCATAGTTTTCTTTTTTCTGCTGGTCTTTGTACACAATTTTGGTCTCCCTGATAATTTTCGGGGCAGGAACATGGACAATGATCTTTTCCTTCTTTTTTTCCGCAGAGTCAGTCTTTTCGGCTTTAGTTTCCAGTTTTGTCGATGAAATTTTATCGGATAGAGAATCGATGCTTTTGGAAGTGTTCTCCATTTTTTCTCTTACTTCATCTTTGACATGGTCGAATTCCTTTATTTTAATGGAGGCAGAGTCTAACGCTTCACTGGCCTGATCACTTACTTTATTTATGGTTTCGGACGCTGCTGTCGCAGTACTGTCTGCGGAATTTACCGCTTTTTCAAATTGGGACTGGGTAGTTTCCCCTTTCTTACACATAACAAAGCTGCCGGATACTGCAATCATAAGAATGAACTTTTTCATAAGATTAATTTTTTTGATGAGTTCAAAGTTAGAAGGTAAGGTCGCGGCTCTTTTGTAAATGGGCAGCATTTTTCCGGTAAATTTATAAGTTGCTTTAAATCAGTTTTTTGTAAAATATTTACAATTGTTTTACAATTTTTTTTCCTGGCATGCTGTATTTTTTTTCCCTCAACCTCATGGGGGAAGAAGATCTGGTCATTAGGAATAAATTAACCTTTTTAGCAATTTGTTGTTTAAAATATTTAGTATTACTCAGAAAAATTTATAAGTAAATAATTAATATATTTGTCATTATGATATGATAAATATTTTTTTTGTTTGTTGTTTTTGTTCTTTAGTATTACTCTTTTATTGTGTTAATTTAAAAAGTGCACGGCGTTTTAACCAACAAAATCAAAATTTAGAAAACATAGAATTTTTAGAAATCAGGAGACTTACCATCAGCAGTAATTTAAAAGAGGTAACGGTTGTTACAACCACAAAAGATATGAAAGACATTACCGAAAGCTGAACGATTCTGAATATTCTAAATCGGCCCCGATTCCGGTTTTGGAAAATGATACTGAATTTTTTTTAATAGTAAAACCACGGGAAAAACATACAGAATAATGATATTGAGATTGAAAAAGTAGAATCTGAGGGATCTGTTTTATGGGGGCATACAGAGAAATTCAAAATGACGGGTATCGAAAAAAAAGACCATCAAATCCTATTGTTATTATTAAAATTTTAAATAAACCGAAAAAAATAAAATTAAAACTTATATAGTGAATTTATGAAAAAAAATTTATTATTTCTTGCAGGCTTCCTGGCGATTTCGGGATCTGCATGGGCACAGCAGAACCAATGGACGAAAGTTTCTGAAAAAAATGTCAGGGATTTTCGTGAAGGAAATATTACAGTTTCAGAATATAAGCTTTTAAGCCTTAATAAAGACGTGCTCAGCGATCAGTTATCTGCAGCTCCGGACAGATCCAGAATATCGACAGCCAAAGGGGTACTGATAAAATTTCCTAATGATCAGGGAGCGTTTGATACCTATGAGGTTTATGAAGCGTCAACCATGAATGCCGGGCTCCAATCCAGATATTCGGATATCAGATCATATATAGGTACGAAAGCAGGAGAACCATCAAGTACCATCAGGTTTACTCTTGATCCGTATTTCGGACTGAATGCAGTCGTAAAAAATACAAAAGGGATGTATTATATCGATTCTTATTCTCAGGATAATAGGATTTACAGAGTATATGACCGTAAGAATGCATCTTCTCAAAGCAGGTTTGCCTGTCTGGTGAATGAAGATGAGATTCTTAAGCAGACATCAGGCGGAGGATTGCAGAATAAAACAGTTATTGACGGCTTATTGCGCAGATATAGGCTGGCTATCACCACAACTACGGAATATACGGCTTATATTTCCCAGCAGGCGGGAGTAGGAGGAGGAACCGATGCTCAGAAAAAAGCCACAGTGCTGGCTGCAGTGAATCTGGTTGTGGCCCGCCTCAATCAGGTTTTTGAAAATGATATCTCCGTAACCCTGCAGCTGATCGCCAACACAGATTCCCTGTTCTTCATCAATACGGACACTTTTGATGCATTGGATGCAGGTCAGATGATTGATCAGAATATTACAGTAACCAATGCCGCGATAGGAATTAATAATTATGATATCGGACATGTCTTTTTTCAGGCATCCCAGGGAAATGATAACGGATTGGCCTATACCCCTGCAGTCTGTAATAACAGCGTAAAAGCCGGTGGCGTTACAGGATCAGCGGCTCCGGTGGGAGATCCTTTTGTCATTGATTATGTTGCTCACGAAATGGGACATCAGTTCGGGGCCAATCATACCCAGAATAATGCCTGCAACAGGAATACGGCGACCTCTATAGAACCCGGAAGTGCCAGTTCAATTATGGGGTATGCCGGAATCTGTTCTCCCAATGTGCAAAGCAACAGCGATGCCTATTTTCACAGTGTAAGTATCCGGGAAATGTATCTCAGAATCACGGGAGCAGGAAACTGTGGCGTTAATACTGCTACGGGAAATAATGAGCCGACTGCCAATGCCGGACCCGACAGAACCATTCCTATCGGGACGCCGTTTGCATTAATAGGTGTAGGTTCTGATCCTGACGGTAATGCGATTACCTACAACTGGGAGCAGATCGATGCAGGCGCAGCTTTAATGCCACCGAGACCTACCAATACCATAGGACCAATGTTCCGATCGATGTGGGGTACTACCTCTCCGACACGATATTTTCCAAGATTGTCGACGATTGTCGAAGGATATGACCCTTCTGTTTTAACAGCATCAAATTACAGATCGTGGGAAAAATTACCTACCGCAGCAAGAACACTTAATTTTTCTCTGCTGGTAAGAGATAATAATCCGGTAGGCGGACAAACGGGACGGGATGATATTCAGCTTACCGTATCAGCTGCAGCAGGACCTTTTACCGTAAGTTCTCAGAACACAGCTGGAATCACGTGGACTGCCGGTCAGCAGCAGACCGTTACCTGGAATGTAGCGAATACGAATGCAGCTCCTGTCAATACGGCGAATGTGAGTATCCTGATTTCTATGGACGGTGGCCTTACATTTCCTCATACCTTGGTGGCAAGTACTCCGAATAACGGTTCCTATACATTCACCGTTCCCAATGGGCTGGGAAATTCCTCCAATGCCAGAATTATGGTTAAAGCAGTAGATAATGTATTTTTAAACGTTAATGCAGCCAACTTTACCATCAATTCCAACCTGTCTACTGGCGAAACAGGAAAAGAAAACGGGTTAAAAATCTATCCGAATCCTTCTAAAGGAATATTCACGATAGAATCGGATTCTAAAACCAATATTTCTTATACCTTATATGCAATGGACGGAAAATTGGTACATCCTAAAAAAGAAGTTTCCCGTAATGGAGGAAAAATCGTTGAAAAAGTGAATGTCTCCGATCTTCCGTCAGGAGTTTATATTATCCAGGTAGATCAGGAAGGGCAGAAGATTTCTAAAAAACTGATGATCAATAAATAGTTAGTTTAATCTGCAATAAAAGTAAAACCGTTCAATAGCACTGAACGGTTTTTTTATTATTAAATCACATATAAATTTATAATTGATCTGCTATCAGAATTCGTCTGTAATTAGCTGTTCTGAAATTCACTGATGAAATGCAGTTTCACATTCGGAAACTTTTCCTGGGTCATGTGAATGGTAAATGATGAATCTGCAAGAAATACCAGCTGATTGTATTTATCTCTTGCTAAAAATCTCTGCTTCAGTCTTGCAAACTCTTTGAACTCTTCAGATTTTTCGTCAGCTTCAATCCAGCAGGCCTTATGCATAGAAAGTGGTTCGTAGGTACACTTTGCTCCATACTCATGTTCAAGACGGTACTGGATCACCTCGTACTGAAGGGCACCTACAGTTCCGATGATTTTCCTGTTATTCATTTCAAGTGTGAAAAGCTGTGCAACACCTTCATCCATCAGCTGGTCAATGCCTTTAGCCAACTGTTTTGCTTTTAATGGATCATTATTGTTAATATATCTGAAATGCTCTGGAGAGAAACTCGGAACACCTTTGAAACTCAGTTTTTCACCACCGGTGAGTGTATCGCCGATTCTGAAGCTTCCCGTGTCATGGAGCCCCACGATATCTCCGGGGAAACTTTCGTCCACCACCTCTTTTTTATCCGCGAAAAATGCATTCGGAGAAGAGAACTTCATTTTCTTACCTTCCCGTACCAGGAGATAATTTTCATTTCTTCTAAATACCCCGGAAACAATTTTTACGAAAGCCAGACGGTCCCTGTGTTTAGGATCCATATTCGCATGAATTTTAAAAACAAACCCTGTAAAAGTACTCTCTTCAGGTTTTACCAGACGCGTGTCACTTTCCTTAGGCTGTGGCATCGGAGCAATATCGATGAAAGCATTCAGCAATTCACGGACTCCGAAATTATTTAATGCTGAACCAAAGAAAACCGGCTGCAAATCTCCTTTCATATAATCTTCACGATTAAATGCAGGATAAACAGACTGTACCAGATCAAGTTCTTCTCTCAAAGTAGCCGCTGCCTTTTCACCAATAATCTCATCGATGGTGGGATCATTGATATCATCAAACTTTATGGCTTCTCCTACTTTTTGTTTTTTTTCTTCAAGAAATAACTGGATATTGTCTTCCCATATATTATAAATTCCCTGGAAATCCGCTCCCATACCGATTGGTAAAGAAAGCGGACAAACGGTTAATCCCAATTTCTGTTCAACCTCATCCAGCAAATCAAAGGCATCCTTTCCCTCACGGTCCAGTTTATTAATGAAAACCAACATCGGAATATTTCTCATTCTGCAGACCTGAACCAGTTTTTCAGTCTGCTCTTCAACTCCTTTGGCAACATCAATCACTACGATCACAGAGTCCACAGCCGTTAACGTTCTGTAGGTGTCTTCAGCAAAATCTTTGTGACCCGGGGTATCCAGAATGTTGATTTTATGATCTCTGTATTCAAAAGCCAATACGGAAGTAGCCACAGAGATCCCTCTCTGTCTTTCAATTTCCATAAAGTCGGAGGTCGCTCCTTTTTTTATTTTATTGGATTTTACAGCACCCGCTTCCTGAATAGCCCCTCCAAAAAGCAGCAGCTTTTCCGTAAGGGTTGTTTTTCCGGCATCGGGGTGGGAAATAATTCCGAAGGTTTTTCTTTTTTCTATTTCTTTGATTAAGTCTGACATATCATATATTGAAGTTGCAAAAATCGTGAATTTTGTCGAATCCTGAAAATTTCATTTTTTATTTTAGCATAAAAGAAAAAAGTGACCGATTTTTATAAAAATCAGCCCTCTTAACTTTTGACCTTTTGAAAACGAATAGAAATCAGTGTGCTGCTGATTTTATTTTAAGCAGATAAGCCAATCCTAACCCAACAAACACCATGGCAGCACTAAAAGGGAAAATATAACTCATACCATACAGATCTGCGACACCGCCGATGAGCGGACCTGCAACACCTAAGGAAAGATCGATAAAAAGGCCGTATCCGGCCAATGCAGAACCCTGACTTGACGGCGAAACACTTTTGATGGCAACAACGCCTAAAGCGGGAAAAATCAGGGAAAATCCTAAACCGGTTACGCCGGCTCCTAAAAGTGCCATCTGGGAATTTGTTGCAAAAGCTATAATTAAAAGCCCGAGGGTCTCTACAAAAAGACAGGCAATCGCCACTTTAATCCCGCCATAATTATTGATCACATTGCTGAAAACCAATCTTCCGGCAACAAAAAGACCACCGAAAATACTGAGACACAGCGCTCCGTTATTCCAGTGAAAATAGTTGTAGTACAGCGTAATAAACGTGGAAATACTCGCAAAGCCGATTCCGCCCAATGCGAGGCAGACTCCAAAAGGCGCAACTTTTCCCAGGACCTTCCAGAAAGACTGAGCTTCCTGAGTGTGGGTATTGGTTTTATTTTCTTTGGTTTTTGCAAAAACGAAGCCCAGAATTCCTAACAGAATAGAGAGGATTCCGATGCCATAGAGACTGAATTGATGTTCAATCAGTATGCCCAGTGAAGCTCCGATGGCAAGGGCACCATAACAGGCAACCCCATTATAGGAAATGATTTTGGCCGTATGTTTTTCACCAACTGCCATAATAGCCCAATTGATCGGACTTGCACCGATCATTCCTTCTGCACAGCCTGTGAGAAGACGGGTGACAACAAGAAAACCCAGGCTGATCATGGGAGAAAGCCTGAAATAATAGGCAATTATCAAAAAAACACCTGTTAAAGAAAAACTCAGCATGCTGAATAATACCGCAGGTTTCGGCCCCTTTCCATCGATAATTTTTCCGGAATATGCCCTTAGAAAAAAAGTCGATACATATTGTAAACTGATCACGATGCCGGCAACGACGAGACTGAAGCCTAAATTTTTATTAATAAAAATAGGAAGAACAGACAGAGATAATCCTATGATGAAATATCCTACAAAAGTAAAACACACATAAGTAAGCAGGGATAAGTTAACATTCTCTGACCGTTTGACTAAACTATCCATGTTGAAAAATTAAGGCGCAAAGTTACTCCATAAAAAACAGCTTTAGCGGAAAATATACCTTAAAAAAAGC encodes:
- a CDS encoding acyl-CoA dehydrogenase; this encodes MDFNLSEEQLMIQQAARDFAQNELLPEVIERDRDQKFPAEQVKKMGEMGLLGMMVDPKYGGAGMDSVSYVLAMEEIAKVDASAAVVMSVNNSLVCAGLEKFASEEQKVKYLTPLASGQVIGAFALSEPEAGSDATSQKTTAEDKGDYYLLNGIKNWITNGGTATYYIVIAQTDPEKKHKGINAFIVERSWEGFEVGTKEDKLGIRGSDTHSLIFNNVKVPKENRIGEDGFGFNFAMAVLNGGRIGIASQALGIASGAYELALKYAKTRKAFKTEIINHQAIAFKLADMATQITAARMLCYKAATEKDAGKDISESGAMAKLYASQVAMDTTVEAVQIHGGYGYVKEYHVERMMRDAKITQIYEGTSEIQKIVISRSIAK
- a CDS encoding DUF4349 domain-containing protein, which gives rise to MKKFILMIAVSGSFVMCKKGETTQSQFEKAVNSADSTATAASETINKVSDQASEALDSASIKIKEFDHVKDEVREKMENTSKSIDSLSDKISSTKLETKAEKTDSAEKKKEKIIVHVPAPKIIRETKIVYKDQQKKENYEITAAKNRMVKSGFISLNTDNADTVKEVIKEEVKRNNGFIKSENLSYTVNEHAKNTSSSYAENNHKVYEIQVKIPLRNFDDLMNDLSNMGEIENKNIEVFGNQYAENSICSISITLSDKTEVQRAPETFGEKSLAALSSGWEVVTSIFLFILPLWPLILIAGIGYYFYKKRNKKLPDNDHH
- a CDS encoding zinc-dependent metalloprotease; protein product: MKKNLLFLAGFLAISGSAWAQQNQWTKVSEKNVRDFREGNITVSEYKLLSLNKDVLSDQLSAAPDRSRISTAKGVLIKFPNDQGAFDTYEVYEASTMNAGLQSRYSDIRSYIGTKAGEPSSTIRFTLDPYFGLNAVVKNTKGMYYIDSYSQDNRIYRVYDRKNASSQSRFACLVNEDEILKQTSGGGLQNKTVIDGLLRRYRLAITTTTEYTAYISQQAGVGGGTDAQKKATVLAAVNLVVARLNQVFENDISVTLQLIANTDSLFFINTDTFDALDAGQMIDQNITVTNAAIGINNYDIGHVFFQASQGNDNGLAYTPAVCNNSVKAGGVTGSAAPVGDPFVIDYVAHEMGHQFGANHTQNNACNRNTATSIEPGSASSIMGYAGICSPNVQSNSDAYFHSVSIREMYLRITGAGNCGVNTATGNNEPTANAGPDRTIPIGTPFALIGVGSDPDGNAITYNWEQIDAGAALMPPRPTNTIGPMFRSMWGTTSPTRYFPRLSTIVEGYDPSVLTASNYRSWEKLPTAARTLNFSLLVRDNNPVGGQTGRDDIQLTVSAAAGPFTVSSQNTAGITWTAGQQQTVTWNVANTNAAPVNTANVSILISMDGGLTFPHTLVASTPNNGSYTFTVPNGLGNSSNARIMVKAVDNVFLNVNAANFTINSNLSTGETGKENGLKIYPNPSKGIFTIESDSKTNISYTLYAMDGKLVHPKKEVSRNGGKIVEKVNVSDLPSGVYIIQVDQEGQKISKKLMINK
- a CDS encoding peptide chain release factor 3, which codes for MSDLIKEIEKRKTFGIISHPDAGKTTLTEKLLLFGGAIQEAGAVKSNKIKKGATSDFMEIERQRGISVATSVLAFEYRDHKINILDTPGHKDFAEDTYRTLTAVDSVIVVIDVAKGVEEQTEKLVQVCRMRNIPMLVFINKLDREGKDAFDLLDEVEQKLGLTVCPLSLPIGMGADFQGIYNIWEDNIQLFLEEKKQKVGEAIKFDDINDPTIDEIIGEKAAATLREELDLVQSVYPAFNREDYMKGDLQPVFFGSALNNFGVRELLNAFIDIAPMPQPKESDTRLVKPEESTFTGFVFKIHANMDPKHRDRLAFVKIVSGVFRRNENYLLVREGKKMKFSSPNAFFADKKEVVDESFPGDIVGLHDTGSFRIGDTLTGGEKLSFKGVPSFSPEHFRYINNNDPLKAKQLAKGIDQLMDEGVAQLFTLEMNNRKIIGTVGALQYEVIQYRLEHEYGAKCTYEPLSMHKACWIEADEKSEEFKEFARLKQRFLARDKYNQLVFLADSSFTIHMTQEKFPNVKLHFISEFQNS
- a CDS encoding MFS transporter, translating into MDSLVKRSENVNLSLLTYVCFTFVGYFIIGLSLSVLPIFINKNLGFSLVVAGIVISLQYVSTFFLRAYSGKIIDGKGPKPAVLFSMLSFSLTGVFLIIAYYFRLSPMISLGFLVVTRLLTGCAEGMIGASPINWAIMAVGEKHTAKIISYNGVACYGALAIGASLGILIEHQFSLYGIGILSILLGILGFVFAKTKENKTNTHTQEAQSFWKVLGKVAPFGVCLALGGIGFASISTFITLYYNYFHWNNGALCLSIFGGLFVAGRLVFSNVINNYGGIKVAIACLFVETLGLLIIAFATNSQMALLGAGVTGLGFSLIFPALGVVAIKSVSPSSQGSALAGYGLFIDLSLGVAGPLIGGVADLYGMSYIFPFSAAMVFVGLGLAYLLKIKSAAH